One genomic window of Phoenix dactylifera cultivar Barhee BC4 chromosome 6, palm_55x_up_171113_PBpolish2nd_filt_p, whole genome shotgun sequence includes the following:
- the LOC103707653 gene encoding leucine-rich repeat receptor-like serine/threonine-protein kinase BAM1: MPPLRLLLLLLLLLLLCVLRPSSAGALPANGEAAADDQAALLSLKSALSDPGAALAGWNASAYPDHCSWPGVACDNAPLRRVISLDLTGLNLSGSLPPAVAHLRHLLNLSAAANLLSGPIPPELSLLFDLRHLNLSNNVFNGSFPSALRRLKHLEVLDLYNNNLTGVLPAEAADLPNLRHLHLGGNFFSGVIPPEYGRWEHLEYLAVSGNELGGAIPPEIGNLTRLRQLYIGYFNSYDGGIPPEFGKLSALVRFDAANCGLSGEIPPELGRLENLDTLFLQVNGLSGELPPELGRLRSLKSMDLSNNAFTGEIPPTFADLRNLTLLNLFRNKLYGTIPDFIGDLPELEVLQLWDNNFTGIIPRGIGRSGKLQLLDLSSNKLTGDLPPELCSGNKLQTLIALGNALFGPIPESLGQCSSLSRVRLGENYLNGSIPSGLLSLPKLAQVELQDNLLAGEFPDTGNASISPSLGQISLSNNRLSGPLPPCIGNFSGVQKLLLNQNQFSGGIPTEIGRLQQLSKVDFSSNSFSGGIPPEMSKCKLLTFVDLGRNNLSGEIPGEIAGMRILNYLNLSRNHLEGSIPPSIATMQSLTAVDFSYNNLSGLVPGTGQFSYFNASSFVGNNNLCGPYLGPCRFAGADGVGSAHARGPLSASFRLLLVIVLLLCSIAFAVAAIIKARSLKRASEARAWKLTAFQRLDFTCDHVLDCLKEENIIGKGGAGIVFKGVMPNGEQLAVKRLPAMNRGSSHDHGFSAEIQTLGRIRHRHIVRLLGFCSNHETNLLVYEYMPNGSLGEVLHGKKGGHLHWDTRYKIAVEAAKGLCYLHHDCSPAILHRDVKSNNILLDSNFEAHVADFGLAKFLQDSGTSECMSAIAGSYGYIAPEYAYTLKVDEKSDVYSFGVVLLELVTGRKPVGEFGDGVDIVQWVRKMTDSKKEGVVIVLDPRLPSVPLHEAMHVFYVAMLCVEEQSIERPTMREVVQILTELPRPPPKQGEGEDSPPPPPPAGGETPMKESKPQPQPDLLSI, translated from the exons ATGCCgcccctccgcctcctcctcctcctcctcctcctccttctgctCTGCGTTCTCCGTCCATCATCCGCCGGAGCGCTGCCGGCGAACGGTGAGGCTGCGGCGGATGACCAGGCGGCACTCCTTTCCCTTAAGTCCGCCCTCTCCGACCCCGGCGCCGCCCTCGCGGGCTGGAACGCCTCTGCCTACCCCGATCACTGCTCCTGGCCCGGCGTCGCCTGCGACAACGCTCCACTCCGCCGAGTCATCTCCCTCGACCTCACCGGGCTCAACCTCTCCGGCTCCCTCCCCCCCGCCGTCGCCCACCTCCGCCACCTCCTCAACCTCTCGGCCGCCGCCAACCTCCTCTCGGGCCCCATCCCGCCGGAGCTCTCCCTCCTGTTCGACCTCCGCCACCTCAACCTCTCCAATAACGTCTTCAATGGCAGCTTcccctccgccctccgccgcctCAAACACCTCGAGGTCCTCGACCTCTACAACAACAACCTCACCGGCGTCCTCCCGGCGGAGGCCGCCGACCTTCCCAACCTCCGCCACCTCCACCTCGGCGGCAACTTCTTCTCCGGCGTCATCCCCCCGGAGTACGGCCGCTGGGAGCACCTCGAATACCTCGCCGTCTCCGGCAACGAGCTCGGCGGCGCCATACCGCCGGAGATCGGTAACCTCACCCGCCTCCGCCAGCTCTACATTGGCTACTTCAACAGCTACGACGGCGGCATCCCGCCGGAGTTCGGCAAACTCTCCGCCCTCGTCCGCTTCGACGCCGCCAACTGCGGCCTCTCCGGCGAGATCCCGCCGGAGCTCGGCCGCCTCGAGAACCTCGACACCCTCTTCCTCCAGGTGAACGGCCTCTCTGGCGAGCTCCCGCCGGAGCTCGGCCGCCTTCGCAGCCTCAAGTCTATGGATCTCTCCAACAACGCCTTCACCGGCGAGATCCCGCCGACCTTCGCGGACCTCCGGAATCTCACTCTGTTGAACCTATTCCGGAACAAGCTCTACGGCACGATCCCGGACTTCATCGGCGACCTGCCGGAATTGGAAGTTCTCCAGCTGTGGGACAACAACTTCACCGGCATCATCCCCCGGGGAATCGGCCGGAGCGGCAAGCTCCAGCTCCTCGATCTCTCATCCAACAAGCTCACCGGTGACCTCCCGCCCGAGCTGTGCTCCGGCAACAAGCTCCAGACTCTGATCGCTCTTGGCAATGCCCTCTTCGGCCCGATCCCGGAGTCCCTCGGCCAGTGCTCGTCCCTTAGCCGGGTCAGACTGGGGGAGAACTACCTCAATGGATCGATTCCTAGCGGTTTGCTTAGCTTGCCCAAGCTCGCCCAGGTCGAGCTCCAGGACAACCTCCTCGCTGGCGAGTTCCCGGACACCGGCAACGCCTCGATCTCGCCGAGCCTCGGCCAGATCAGCCTCTCCAACAACCGCCTCTCCGGCCCCTTGCCGCCATGCATCGGCAACTTCTCCGGCGTACAGAAGCTCCTCCTCAACCAGAACCAGTTCTCTGGCGGAATCCCGACGGAGATTGGCCGGCTGCAGCAGCTCTCCAAGGTGGACTTTAGCAGCAACAGCTTCTCCGGCGGAATCCCCCCGGAGATGAGTAAATGCAAACTTCTAACCTTCGTCGACCTCGGCCGGAATAATCTCTCCGGTGAAATCCCGGGGGAGATCGCCGGAATGCGGATCCTGAACTACCTCAACTTATCGAGAAACCACCTTGAAGGGAGTATCCCGCCGTCCATCGCCACAATGCAGAGCCTCACCGCCGTCGATTTCTCCTACAACAATCTTTCCGGCCTGGTCCCGGGCACTGGCCAGTTCAGCTACTTCAATGCCAGTTCCTTTGTCGGTAATAATAACCTCTGCGGGCCCTACCTCGGCCCTTGCCGTTTCGCCGGCGCTGACGGCGTAGGCTCTGCCCATGCCCGAGGCCCCCTCTCGGCCTCCTTCAGGCTTCTATTGGTCATTGTCCTCCTCCTCTGTTCCATCGCCTTCGCCGTTGCCGCCATCATCAAAGCTCGGTCTTTGAAGAGGGCGAGCGAGGCCCGGGCATGGAAGCTCACCGCTTTCCAGCGTCTGGACTTCACCTGTGACCACGTGCTCGATTGCTTGAAGGAAGAGAACATCATCGGAAAAGGAGGGGCCGGGATTGTGTTCAAGGGTGTGATGCCTAATGGCGAACAGCTTGCGGTGAAGAGGCTGCCGGCGATGAACCGGGGGTCGTCGCATGACCATGGATTCTCGGCCGAGATTCAGACTCTTGGAAGGATTCGCCACCGCCATATTGTGAGACTGCTTGGCTTCTGCTCAAACCATGAAACCAATCTTCTGGTATATGAGTACATGCCCAATGGGAGCCTCGGGGAGGTCCTCCATGGCAAGAAGGGGGGCCATTTGCATTGGGACACGAGGTATAAGATCGCGGTGGAGGCGGCAAAGGGCCTCTGCTATCTCCACCATGATTGCTCCCCGGCAATCCTTCACCGTGACGTGAAGTCCAACAACATCCTTCTCGATTCCAACTTCGAAGCTCATGTCGCTGACTTCGGGCTCGCCAAGTTCTTGCAGGATTCCGGTACCTCCGAATGCATGTCCGCCATCGCCGGCTCCTATGGCTACATTGCTCCAg AATATGCTTACACTCTGAAGGTGGACGAGAAGAGCGATGTCTATAGCTTTGGAGTGGTACTCCTAGAGCTGGTGACCGGAAGGAAGCCGGTCGGGGAATTCGGGGATGGCGTCGACATTGTCCAATGGGTTAGAAAGATGACAGATTCAAAGAAGGAAGGAGTAGTGATAGTCTTAGACCCAAGGCTTCCTTCTGTTCCTTTACATGAAGCCATGCATGTGTTCTACGTTGCAATGCTCTGCGTGGAGGAACAGAGCATCGAGCGCCCAACAATGAGGGAAGTCGTTCAGATCCTCACCGAGCTTCCGAGGCCACCTCCAAAGCAGGGCGAGGGCGAGGACTCTCCACCACCGCCACCACCAGCCGGCGGTGAAACACCCATGAAGGAATCCAAACCACAGCCACAGCCTGATCTACTCAGCATTTGA
- the LOC103707623 gene encoding transcription factor bHLH18-like has product MEASVARWFPDMGMEDPSFFHQWDTNSLDQVTAQQLAVALGQDFQQSLSSESYTSYPPFQPPGSTTSNTFSCSSMDTRCAERPKKVLKASSWNSCTTEQNPAPATTDASSPSILSFGNLDSPRNQSDLYERLVGAVRPKEEMEILIPHGSKRSYENMVGQGPKRMNMGARPSSHNQDHIIAERKRREKLSQRFIALSAIIPGLKKMDKASVLGDAIKYLKQLQEKVKSLEEQNTKRTVESAVLVKKSQLSSDDVGSCDENFDGHPSGESLPEIEAKMSEKSVLIKIHCEKSKGILVEALSEIEKLHLTVINASVIPFASSSLDITVVAQVDEEFSMTLKDLVKKLNSAFRQFV; this is encoded by the exons ATGGAGGCATCAGTTGCAAGATGGTTCCCTGATATG GGAATGGAGGATCCTAGTTTCTTCCATCAGTGGGATACCAACTCCTTGGATCAGGTCACTGCGCAGCAGCTTGCAGTGGCTCTTGGGCAGGACTTCCAGCAGTCGCTCTCTTCAGAGAGCTACACCTCCTACCCTCCCTTCCAGCCGCCAGGCAGCACCACATCAAACACCTTTAGCTGCTCATCCATGGATACCAGGTGTGCCGAAAGGCCCAAGAAAGTCCTCAAGGCCAGCAGCTGGAATTCTTGCACCACCGAGCAGAACCCGGCTCCGGCGACCACCGATGCCTCGTCTCCGAGCATCCTTTCCTTCGGCAACCTGGACTCGCCAAGGAATCAATCTGACTTATACGAGAGATTAGTTGGGGCTGTGAGGCCAAAGGAAGAGATGGAGATCTTGATTCCTCATGGCTCAAAGAGAAGCTATGAAAACATGGTTGGACAAGGACCTAAGAGGATGAACATGGGGGCTAGGCCTTCTTCTCATAACCAAGACCACATCATTGCGGAGAGGAAGCGAAGGGAGAAGCTGAGCCAGAGATTTATAGCACTGTCAGCAATCATTCCTGGTCTCAAGAAG ATGGACAAGGCTTCCGTTCTTGGAGATGCAATCAAGTATCTGAAACAACTTCAAGAGAAGGTGAAAAGTCTTGAAGAGCAGAATACGAAAAGGACAGTTGAGTCAGCAGTTCTAGTGAAAAAGTCTCAGCTTTCTTCTGACGACGTTGGCTCCTGTGATGAGAATTTTGATGGGCATCCCTCTGGTGAATCCCTCCCAGAGATTGAGGCCAAGATGTCCGAGAAGAGTGTCCTCATTAAGATCCACTGTGAGAAAAGCAAAGGGATATTGGTGGAGGCACTCTCCGAGATTGAGAAACTCCATCTCACCGTCATCAACGCAAGCGTCATCCCCTTTGCCAGTTCCTCCCTTGATATTACTGTTGTGGCTCAG GTTGATGAGGAGTTCTCCATGACATTGAAGGATCTAGTGAAGAAGCTAAATTCAGCTTTCAGGCAGTTCGTGTGA